In Parafrankia discariae, the sequence CTACTCCCCGCTCTGCTTCATCAGGTAGACGGCGGCCTGCGTGCGGCTCGCCAGGCCGAGCTTCTCCAGAATGCTCGACACGTAGTTCTTCACCGTCTTCTCCGACAACCCCAGCCGCGTGCCGATCTGCCGGTTCGTCAACCCGTCCGCGATCAACTGCAGGATCTCACGCTCCCGCTGGTTCAGCGTCGCCATCGCCGGGTCCTCGTTCGGCCCGTCCCGCAACCGCTCCAACACCCGCCGCGTCACCGACGGCGCCAGCAACGACTGCCCCGACGCCACCGTCCGGATCGCCCCCACCAGATCGTTGCCCCGGATCTCCTTCAACACGTACCCCGCCGCCCCCGCCATGATCGCCGAGAACAACGCCTCGTCATCGTCATAGGACGTCAGAATCAGGCACGCCACGTCCGGCAACGCCGAACGCACCTCCCGACACACGTCGATGCCGCTGCCATCAGGCAGCCGCCCGTCCAGCACCGCCACATGCGGATGCAACGCGGGAATCCGCCGCAACGCCTCCGCGGCCAGCCCGGCCTCACCGACGACCTCGATATCGTCATGCCGGGCGAGCGTCTGACGCAGACCATTACGCACGATCTCGTGGTCATCGAGAACGAACACCCGGATCTTCTCCATGGCAGCGACCATACGGGCGCCGTAGGCCCTTCGCCCATGTCGCATCGGCCGCCGCCGCCGGGACCTCCGGCTCTGCGCGGGAGCCCCGCGGCGCGGCCGCGGGCGCGCCGCGGCGCCGGGCGACGGGTGGGCGGCGAGCGGGCGGCGGGCCGACCGGGCTTGACAGGTGTCGACGGCTGTCGCCGGGCACCTGTGGGTCCGCGTCGGGTGGCGCCGGCGGGGCCCGCCGGCGCCGCCCGACGCCCGGCCCGGACGTGACGGATCTGGCGTCCTCGGCCCCCCGCGCGCCGGCACGATGGTCCCGTCGGGCACCCTGCGGTCGGCCCGGCGCCGACTACCGTGGACCCGGGCCGTGCCGGTCACGGTGCGCCCGCAACACGCCGCCGCACGGCGAGGGGAGTTCGCGATCATGGAGTCGGTGACGGCGGGGGTCGGTCGCGAGGTGGCAGTCGAGGTCGTGACGACGGCTTCGCTCGCACCGTCCATCCACAACACCCAGCCCTGGCGGTGGCGTCTCGCCGAGGGCCGGCTGACACTGCGGCCGGATGTCGAGCGGCGCCTCGCCGTCCTCGACCCGGACGGGCGGCAGCTCCTGGTGAGCTGCGGCGCGGCGCTGCTGCACGCCCGGCTGGCGTTCCGGGTACTCGGCTTCGAGCCGGTGGTGGAGCTGCTTCCCGAGACGACCGGTTCCGGCGGGCTGGAGCCGGTGCTGTCCGGTGAGCTGGTCCTCGCGGCGATGGGGGTCGCCGGGCGGGCGGCGCCGACGGACTCCGACCGGCTGCTGTTCTCCGCCGCCGGCGCCCGGCACACCGACCGCCGGCCGTTCGAGGCGCGCCCGCTCGCCGGCGACCTGATCGACCGGATGCGCCGTGCCGCCGAGTCCGAGGGCGCCTGGCTGATGCCGCTGTCGCACTCCGACCAGCGGCTGGACGCGGCGGTGGTCGCGGCCCGGGCGGACTGGGCGGAGCAGGCCGATCCCGCCTACCGGGCCGAGCTGGCGTCGTGGCGGCGCGGGCAGGGCCCGACCGCCGACGGGGTGCCGACCGGCGTGGCCTCGACCCATCACCCGGCACGGGCCAGCGACTTCCCGCTGCGTGACTTCGACACCCGCGGCGCCCCGGGCATCGCGGCGCCGCGCTCCGCGGACGACGCCGACACCGAGGCGGCCGACACCGAGGCCGGCGTGGTGGGCGCCGCGCACGCCGGCCTCGCCCCGACCGTCGACCAGCGCCCGCAGGAGCCGCCGTCGGTGGAGCGCCCCGTCGTCGTCGTGGTCGGCACGGACGCCGACCAGGCCGAGGACAGGCTGCGCGCCGGGCAGGCGCTGGCCCGGGTGCTGCTCACCGTCACCGCGGCCGGCGCGGCCGCCTCGCCGATGGGTCAGCCGATCGACAGCGACGGGTACCGATCGGTGATCGAGCGGATGCTGAGCATCTCCGGGCACGTGCAGATGATCCTGCGGGTCGGCTACCCGCGCCGGGACGCGGTGCCCTCCGCGCTGACCCCGCGGCGCCCGATCGGTGAGATCCTGACCTTCGGTTAGCCGCCGGGCGGCGGGCCGGGGGCCCGCCGCCCGGGCGACCGGTGGCCGGCCGGTCAACCGCGGTCGAGAGCCGCGAGGTCCAGGTCGAGGTCCAGGTCGAGGCCGAGGACGGCGCTCTCCGCCGACGCGGGCACCCGCTCGTAGGTCCGCCGGACGAAGTCGGCGACCCGGGACGCCGGCAGCTCGACGGTGACCGGCCCGGCGGGGCCCGGCAGATCGACGCACAGCAGCCGCCGGCGCTCGCGCAGCACCGGCGCGATCCGGACGGCGCCCTCCCCCACGGGCCGCTCGTCGCCCGCGGCGAGGAGCTCCCGCGCGAAGGTCCACGCAAGGACCGGCTGGTCGGGAATGCGGGTACGCAGGGTGATCGCGACCGGGTCGAGCGGGTCGAAGCGGGCGGTGACGAGCACCGGAACCCGCTTACCCGCCTCGTCGCCGGTCAGGTAGGTGGCGTTGACGTCCATGGTCACGACGTTGGACACAATCGGACGGCCCCTCATGAGATCCTCCCCACCCTCGGTGTCGTACCTCACGGTGTCACCGGAGACGGGGCGAGTTCACCCTGCCTTGGTCCGCCGGAGCGGGGGACCAAGGACCGCCCGCAGGCCGCCGCGGGCCGCGCCGGGCGGGCAGCCGGCCGGGCCGCGCGGGCCGTACCACGGTGTGGCGCGGCCCGCGCGGCGCGGTCAGGACTTCTCGATCACTCCGCAGGCGATGCGGTCGCCGGCGTCGCCGGTCGCCGCGGTCCGCTCGTCCGGGCCGGGTGTCGCCGCGCCCTGCGCCGTGTAGCGGTCGGGGATGTGGGCGAGGTTGTCGGGTTGGGCGTGCACGACCACCGCGGCACCCTGGGCGCGCAGGTCGTCGAGCTCGAAACGGTCCGTCTGCGCCTGCAGCCGCGCCGTGCCGTCCTCGTCGACCAGCAGCGGCGGCAGGTCGCCGGCGTGGTCACCGTGCATGGTCGCCCCGGGGTTGAAATGACCGCCGGCGGTGCTGAACGGGCCGCCGGCGGCCTTCGGGTCACACACCGGGTTCTGGTGGATGTGGAACCCGTGGTAGCCGCCGGCGGGCAGGCCGTGCAGGCTGCCCTCGACCCGCACCGCCCCGTCGACGGGGGTGAGGGTGACGGTGCCGACCTCGGCGCCGGAGGCGTCGTGCAGCACGACGTCGAGGCTGCCGGCGGTGCCGGTGGCGGGCGGCGACGTGACACCGCCGGACACCGGTGGCGCGGACGCGGCGGCGGGGCCGTCGTCGGAGCCGCAGCCGGCCACCAGGGCCAGACAGGCCGCCGCCGTGGCGGCGGCGAGGACGGTACGGGACAGGGGACGTCGCAAGGCGGCCTCCATGGCTGCGGGCGGACAGCGGGCGACGGCCCGGGCGCGTACGCGGCCAGCGCGGAAGCCAGGCCGGACACGGCGCCGGGCCCGGTGGACAGCCCAACCCTACGAAGCGTTCGGGCTCCCAGTCGCCTTCCGACCACCGAGTGTCGCCAGGCCGATAGGCCCGGGCGTGACCCGGCTGTGGCTCAGCCGTCGATCGCCGCCGTGAGGCGGTCGAGGCGCGCCTCGAAGCGGTCCGGGGGCGTGCTGTCGACGCTGAGCCGATTCATCAGCTCCTCGTACCGGTCGACGTCCTCCGGGCGGTCGAGGTCTGTCGCGCCGGTGAGGTGCTCGAGGTGGACGACGTCGGGCAGCTCGGGTTCGGCGAAGCGCAGGATGGTGAAGGCCCCGGTGGCCAGGTGGCCGCCGTACTCGGCCGGCAGGATCTGGATCACGATGTTCGGCCTGGTGGCCAGTGTTCGCAGGTGCGCGAGCTGGGCCCGCAGCACCGCCGCCGAGCCGATCCGCGGTCGCAGCGCGGCCTCGTCGATCACGGACCACAGTTTCGGCGGATCGGGCCGGGCCAGCAGCTGCTGCCGGGCCATCCGCATCTCGACGGTGCGCGCGACGGCCTCGGGGCTGATCGTGCCCGGGTTGCTGGCCTGCTGGACGGCCGCGCGCGCGTAGTCCGCGGTCTGGAGCAGGTCGGGGACGACGTGCAGGTGGTAGCTGCGGATCAGCGCCGCGGCGCTCTCCAGCCCGAGGTGGGGCTCCGACCAGCCGGGCACGACGTCGGCGTAGCGCCGCCACCAGCCGGGCCGGTTGGCCTCGTCGGCCAGGTCGAGGATCGGCGCCCGGTCGGCCTCGGCGACGACACCGTAGAGCGTGAGCAGGTCGGCGATGTCGCGCACCTTGAAACCGACCCGGCCCAGCTCCATCCGGCTGATCTTCGAGTCGGAGGACCTGATCTCGTACCCGGCGTCCTCCCGGCTGATTCCGGTGGCCTCGCGCAGGCGCCGGAGCCGCGCTCCCAGCATGATGCGGTGCGCGGTCGGCCCGACGTTGGACACGCTGTCCTCCTCGCCGTCCCGGTGGTGCGCTCACCGTGGGTCACCGACCCCGGGCATGTCTGTATCCTGCCGATTTTTCCACGCCTTGACGGCCAGCATGCAGCCAGGTACCGCCAGCGTCGATCAGGCGCCGCGGGCGTGGATGATGTGCGCATGAGGTCGAGGACCCGACCCGCGGCGGCCCCGGCCGTGGGTCTCGCCCCACCGGGGACGGCGCTGTCGTTCGACCGGGTCGGCATGACGTTCCCGGACGGCACCCGGGTGCTGGAGGACATCTCGCTGCGGGTCGGGGCCGGCGAGATCGTGGCGCTGATCGGCGCGTCGGGCTCGGGCAAGTCGACGTTGCTGCGCATCGCCTCCGGGCTGGCCGCGCCGTCGAGTGGCGCGGTGCTCGCCGGGCCGGGCTCCCCCGGCTACATCTTCCAGGACCCGACGCTGCTGCCCTGGCGGACGGTCGAGGCCAACATCGGGCTGTTCGCCGAACTCGACGGTGTCCCCCGGGCCCGGCGCGACCGCCTGGTGGCGGACGCGATCGCCCTGACCGGCCTGGGCGGCTACGAGCGGTACCGGCCTCGGGCGCTGTCGGGCGGCA encodes:
- a CDS encoding response regulator, which encodes MEKIRVFVLDDHEIVRNGLRQTLARHDDIEVVGEAGLAAEALRRIPALHPHVAVLDGRLPDGSGIDVCREVRSALPDVACLILTSYDDDEALFSAIMAGAAGYVLKEIRGNDLVGAIRTVASGQSLLAPSVTRRVLERLRDGPNEDPAMATLNQREREILQLIADGLTNRQIGTRLGLSEKTVKNYVSSILEKLGLASRTQAAVYLMKQSGE
- a CDS encoding nitroreductase family protein, whose translation is MESVTAGVGREVAVEVVTTASLAPSIHNTQPWRWRLAEGRLTLRPDVERRLAVLDPDGRQLLVSCGAALLHARLAFRVLGFEPVVELLPETTGSGGLEPVLSGELVLAAMGVAGRAAPTDSDRLLFSAAGARHTDRRPFEARPLAGDLIDRMRRAAESEGAWLMPLSHSDQRLDAAVVAARADWAEQADPAYRAELASWRRGQGPTADGVPTGVASTHHPARASDFPLRDFDTRGAPGIAAPRSADDADTEAADTEAGVVGAAHAGLAPTVDQRPQEPPSVERPVVVVVGTDADQAEDRLRAGQALARVLLTVTAAGAAASPMGQPIDSDGYRSVIERMLSISGHVQMILRVGYPRRDAVPSALTPRRPIGEILTFG
- a CDS encoding SsgA family sporulation/cell division regulator, with the translated sequence MRGRPIVSNVVTMDVNATYLTGDEAGKRVPVLVTARFDPLDPVAITLRTRIPDQPVLAWTFARELLAAGDERPVGEGAVRIAPVLRERRRLLCVDLPGPAGPVTVELPASRVADFVRRTYERVPASAESAVLGLDLDLDLDLAALDRG
- a CDS encoding superoxide dismutase family protein, whose amino-acid sequence is MRRPLSRTVLAAATAAACLALVAGCGSDDGPAAASAPPVSGGVTSPPATGTAGSLDVVLHDASGAEVGTVTLTPVDGAVRVEGSLHGLPAGGYHGFHIHQNPVCDPKAAGGPFSTAGGHFNPGATMHGDHAGDLPPLLVDEDGTARLQAQTDRFELDDLRAQGAAVVVHAQPDNLAHIPDRYTAQGAATPGPDERTAATGDAGDRIACGVIEKS
- a CDS encoding helix-turn-helix domain-containing protein yields the protein MSNVGPTAHRIMLGARLRRLREATGISREDAGYEIRSSDSKISRMELGRVGFKVRDIADLLTLYGVVAEADRAPILDLADEANRPGWWRRYADVVPGWSEPHLGLESAAALIRSYHLHVVPDLLQTADYARAAVQQASNPGTISPEAVARTVEMRMARQQLLARPDPPKLWSVIDEAALRPRIGSAAVLRAQLAHLRTLATRPNIVIQILPAEYGGHLATGAFTILRFAEPELPDVVHLEHLTGATDLDRPEDVDRYEELMNRLSVDSTPPDRFEARLDRLTAAIDG